The following proteins are encoded in a genomic region of Leptospira langatensis:
- a CDS encoding LIC_11321 family protein yields the protein MRRASAFYPILLCCLLPIWLFAQGASPKKQAGPSPSENPKPKESKSQKQGCCRIKYEGGGIDYFPATEEECVAKPGFQSFQQDSALCFQSLWD from the coding sequence ATGAGACGAGCCTCGGCATTCTATCCGATCTTACTCTGTTGCTTGCTCCCGATCTGGCTTTTTGCGCAAGGGGCCTCTCCTAAAAAACAAGCTGGGCCGAGTCCTTCCGAGAATCCTAAACCAAAGGAATCGAAAAGCCAAAAGCAAGGTTGTTGTAGGATCAAATACGAGGGTGGAGGGATCGATTATTTTCCCGCCACCGAAGAAGAGTGCGTGGCCAAGCCCGGCTTTCAAAGTTTTCAACAGGATTCCGCTCTTTGCTTTCAATCTCTTTGGGATTGA